From Candidatus Desulfatibia profunda, a single genomic window includes:
- a CDS encoding response regulator: MAPHSFALLISNIDMREMKGLKLLKLVKKEGPLTKAVMMTAYASTDTAVRSIRMGALDYLTKPFTPDELRSTVEQALTGALVEAPTTEREREIIDVDIPFDAAEVAKYTGEDYVDKLGPSDLPVVEAAPETLENYCQLGNMVCDIFKKLENTCKGGIKTGECPQLKAKKKKAAAKGFDAEKLIGIDYPFNYEEVVSVTGPEYVLNLHHDGIAFVPYEDLKKNMARLLQEASEIPVDELPVETAPYDILVVDDEVAVNNNIRKILSKKGYLVDQAVNKTEALEKIQDHEYRLVLLDLKIPEVNGLELLKAIRDQRPDTQVIIITGYASIETAVESSRMGAIAYLPKPFTPDEIRDATEMAFRLAA; this comes from the coding sequence AAATGGCGCCCCACTCCTTTGCGCTGCTGATTTCCAATATCGACATGCGGGAAATGAAGGGACTGAAACTTTTGAAACTGGTCAAAAAGGAAGGGCCCCTGACAAAAGCGGTCATGATGACGGCTTATGCTTCCACTGATACCGCCGTTAGGTCCATCCGGATGGGGGCTCTGGATTACCTGACCAAACCGTTTACCCCCGATGAGTTAAGATCGACCGTTGAACAGGCGCTGACCGGAGCGCTGGTTGAGGCTCCCACCACGGAAAGAGAAAGAGAAATTATTGATGTCGATATTCCCTTTGACGCAGCCGAAGTGGCCAAATACACCGGAGAAGATTATGTAGACAAGCTGGGACCTTCGGATCTGCCGGTTGTTGAAGCCGCTCCGGAGACCCTGGAAAATTATTGTCAATTAGGCAACATGGTCTGTGATATCTTCAAAAAGTTGGAAAACACCTGCAAGGGCGGAATCAAAACCGGGGAATGTCCGCAATTGAAGGCCAAAAAGAAAAAGGCCGCCGCCAAGGGATTTGATGCTGAAAAACTCATCGGCATCGATTATCCTTTTAACTACGAAGAGGTGGTCTCTGTCACCGGTCCCGAGTATGTTTTAAATCTGCATCACGATGGCATCGCCTTTGTGCCCTATGAAGACCTCAAAAAGAACATGGCTCGACTGCTGCAAGAAGCCTCCGAAATTCCTGTCGATGAGCTTCCGGTTGAGACCGCTCCTTATGACATTCTGGTTGTCGATGATGAGGTTGCCGTCAACAACAACATCCGCAAAATCCTTTCCAAAAAGGGTTACCTTGTGGATCAGGCCGTCAATAAAACCGAAGCGCTGGAGAAAATTCAAGACCATGAATACCGTCTGGTTCTGTTGGACCTTAAAATTCCAGAGGTCAACGGTCTGGAACTGCTCAAAGCCATTCGCGACCAAAGGCCGGATACCCAGGTAATCATCATCACCGGATATGCCAGCATAGAGACAGCGGTGGAAAGTTCGAGGATGGGGGCAATCGCTTACCTGCCGAAACCGTTTACTCCGGATGAAATCCGCGACGCGACTGAAATGGCATTTCGTCTGGCCGCCTAA
- a CDS encoding CoB--CoM heterodisulfide reductase iron-sulfur subunit A family protein has translation MAKDTDVIGSVLVVGGGIAGMQTALDLANSGYYVYLLEKSPSIGGIMAQLDKTFPTNDCAMUIISPKLVEVGRHLNIEIITYADLESVEGSAGNFKVKVKKRARSIDMELCTGCGNCVENCPVVNIPISAQQQ, from the coding sequence ATGGCTAAAGATACTGATGTAATCGGATCGGTACTGGTTGTGGGCGGCGGAATTGCCGGAATGCAAACCGCTTTGGATCTGGCCAACTCGGGCTATTATGTTTACCTTCTTGAAAAATCTCCTTCCATCGGCGGGATCATGGCCCAACTCGATAAAACCTTTCCCACCAATGATTGTGCCATGTGAATTATCTCACCGAAACTGGTCGAGGTCGGCCGGCACCTGAATATCGAAATCATTACCTACGCAGATCTCGAGTCTGTCGAGGGATCTGCCGGAAACTTCAAAGTCAAAGTGAAAAAGCGCGCCCGCAGCATTGATATGGAACTATGTACCGGGTGCGGCAACTGCGTTGAGAACTGCCCTGTTGTAAACATACCGATTTCTGCCCAGCAGCAGTAA
- a CDS encoding NAD(P)H-dependent oxidoreductase subunit E — protein MSQAAQLKSVSLERVPSLEIDYMQLDDIIEKEFNNDKENLIMILQAIQRRYNFLPRPALAYLSTKLEVPFSRIYGVATFYSTFSLEPRGRNIISICLGTACHVRGGERVRERIEETLNICDGETTEDQRFTLETVRCLGGCSFGPMVKINEDMHGRISSDKADKILDPYK, from the coding sequence ATGAGTCAGGCAGCCCAGCTTAAAAGCGTTTCGTTGGAAAGAGTTCCGTCCTTAGAAATCGATTATATGCAACTAGATGATATCATCGAAAAAGAATTTAACAACGACAAAGAAAATTTGATCATGATTCTTCAGGCGATTCAACGGCGGTACAATTTTTTGCCCCGACCGGCCCTCGCTTATCTTTCCACAAAGCTCGAGGTGCCGTTCAGCCGGATTTACGGTGTTGCTACCTTTTACAGCACCTTCAGCCTTGAACCCAGAGGCAGAAACATTATTTCCATCTGCCTCGGTACGGCCTGCCATGTTAGAGGCGGGGAAAGAGTTCGTGAAAGAATTGAGGAAACCTTGAACATCTGTGACGGCGAAACGACCGAGGACCAGCGGTTTACCTTAGAAACCGTACGCTGTCTCGGTGGTTGCAGCTTTGGACCGATGGTTAAAATTAACGAAGACATGCATGGCCGCATCTCCTCTGATAAAGCAGATAAAATCTTAGACCCATATAAATAA
- a CDS encoding FAD-dependent oxidoreductase, with amino-acid sequence MVTFKLNGKKVQGEEGQYILQVAEKYGVEIPTLCHHKALEPAGMCRLCTVELFDGRRTRFVTACNYPIWEGMEVKTDTETVHEGRKLIVELLLARCPDVPIIKKLAAGYGIEEPRFSKEDDDCILCGLCTRICEKMGNNAIGMTGRGVEMKVTTPFQDQTEACLACGACVSVCPTGHIKLADITKHAVKPIPSEYDAGLAPRKPIYVPYAQAVPNTPVIDRSLCVYFKTGGCRICAELCPVNAINHSQEDETIELDVGSIILAPGFQAFDPSRFDTYGYAKLPNVVTALEFERILSATGPFMGHLVRPSDKKEPKKIAWLQCVGSRDLNRCDNAYCSSVCCMYAIKQTVIATEHSHDPLDCAVFYMDMRTHGKDFDRYLENARDKGIRFIRSRVHTVSPVTGNDDLCVRYIEEDGTIKEEVFDMFVLSVGLEISQDVVDLSKRLGVALDDYRFIEAGTFNPVATSVPGIFACGVFTGPKDIPYSVMEASAAACAATLELASARNTQTKTLELPPEKDVREEPPKIGVFVCNCGINIGGVVRVPEVVEYAKALPNVVYAGENLFTCSQDTQDNIAQVIEQQGLNRVIVAACSPKTHEPLFQETLISAGLNKYLFEMANIRNQDSWVHSGNPDAATQKAKDLVRMAVAKANLLIPLSQTDLPVTQSALVVGGGIAGMTAAVALAKQGFPVDLVERSDVLGGNALMLNKTVQNEDVRAYVAELAKAVQSDDRITVHTGTTITGVDGFIGNFKTELRNGSSSKTVEHGVAVLATGAKEYKPTEYLYGEHPAVMTHLELDELFKNDDSRIQQAENVVFIQCVGSRDDQHPYCSKVCCTHSVKCALDFKKKNPEVNVYVLYRDLRTYGKKENLYRQARDAGILFFTYSKDDKPVVRPEGDQVTVEFTDRIIHRKLSVTADMLCLATAIVSHRDLTLAQFFKVPLDTDGWFLEAHQKLRPVDFANDGVFLCGMAHYPKPIEESVAQAQAAAARAVTVLAMETIKVGGIVSHINSELCSGCLGCIKVCPYNAIDFNKQKYVAEVNPALCKGCGACAAACPSEAPLLMGFNNNQIYAQIKSALSA; translated from the coding sequence ATGGTTACGTTCAAGCTTAACGGAAAAAAGGTGCAGGGAGAAGAAGGACAATATATCCTTCAAGTCGCTGAAAAATACGGAGTTGAAATTCCGACCCTGTGCCACCACAAGGCCCTCGAACCCGCCGGAATGTGCCGCCTATGTACGGTCGAACTTTTTGACGGTCGCCGCACCCGGTTTGTAACCGCCTGCAACTATCCCATCTGGGAAGGTATGGAAGTCAAGACCGATACCGAGACGGTCCACGAGGGGCGCAAACTAATTGTGGAACTGTTGCTGGCCCGCTGTCCAGATGTGCCCATCATCAAAAAACTGGCGGCCGGGTACGGCATTGAGGAACCGCGCTTTTCCAAAGAAGACGACGACTGTATCCTTTGCGGACTGTGTACCCGCATTTGTGAAAAAATGGGCAACAACGCCATCGGTATGACCGGCAGGGGCGTCGAAATGAAAGTAACCACCCCTTTCCAAGACCAAACTGAAGCCTGTCTGGCCTGCGGGGCCTGTGTTTCAGTTTGTCCAACCGGCCACATCAAGCTTGCAGATATCACCAAGCATGCTGTCAAACCGATTCCCTCGGAATACGATGCCGGGCTGGCCCCCCGCAAACCGATTTATGTACCCTATGCCCAGGCCGTGCCCAACACACCGGTGATCGATCGGTCCCTGTGTGTCTACTTTAAAACCGGCGGATGCCGGATTTGTGCCGAGTTATGTCCGGTCAACGCCATCAATCATTCCCAGGAGGATGAAACCATCGAGCTGGATGTCGGGTCCATTATTTTAGCGCCCGGTTTTCAAGCCTTTGACCCAAGCCGGTTTGATACTTACGGCTACGCCAAGCTGCCCAATGTCGTTACCGCCCTGGAATTTGAACGAATCCTGTCCGCCACCGGTCCTTTCATGGGCCACCTTGTCAGGCCCTCGGATAAAAAGGAACCCAAAAAGATCGCCTGGCTGCAGTGTGTCGGTTCCAGGGACCTCAACCGCTGCGATAATGCCTACTGTTCTTCGGTCTGCTGCATGTACGCCATCAAACAAACCGTCATCGCCACGGAACACAGCCATGATCCACTGGATTGCGCGGTCTTTTACATGGATATGCGCACCCACGGCAAGGATTTCGACCGCTACCTGGAAAATGCCAGGGACAAAGGCATCCGTTTTATCCGCTCCCGGGTTCATACCGTGAGTCCGGTTACCGGCAACGACGATCTTTGTGTGCGCTATATCGAGGAAGACGGAACCATTAAGGAAGAAGTCTTTGACATGTTCGTACTTTCCGTGGGTCTTGAGATCAGCCAGGATGTCGTTGATCTGTCCAAACGTCTGGGAGTAGCGCTGGATGACTACCGTTTTATTGAGGCCGGCACGTTTAACCCTGTGGCAACTTCCGTTCCGGGAATCTTTGCCTGCGGTGTATTTACCGGGCCCAAAGACATTCCTTATTCGGTCATGGAAGCCAGCGCCGCAGCCTGTGCCGCAACCCTGGAGCTGGCATCGGCACGCAACACCCAAACCAAAACCCTGGAGTTGCCTCCGGAAAAAGATGTCCGTGAGGAGCCGCCCAAAATCGGCGTCTTTGTATGTAACTGCGGGATAAACATCGGTGGTGTCGTCCGGGTGCCGGAAGTTGTCGAATATGCAAAAGCACTGCCGAATGTGGTCTATGCCGGCGAAAATCTGTTCACCTGTTCCCAGGACACCCAGGACAACATTGCCCAGGTCATCGAGCAACAAGGGCTCAACCGCGTCATTGTGGCCGCCTGCAGTCCCAAAACCCATGAACCGCTGTTCCAGGAAACACTGATCAGTGCCGGTCTGAACAAGTACCTGTTCGAAATGGCCAATATCCGCAACCAGGATTCCTGGGTGCATTCGGGTAATCCGGACGCGGCCACCCAAAAAGCCAAGGATCTGGTCCGCATGGCGGTAGCCAAGGCCAATCTTTTGATCCCTTTGAGCCAGACCGATCTTCCGGTTACCCAATCGGCACTGGTGGTCGGTGGCGGAATTGCCGGCATGACGGCTGCGGTCGCGCTGGCAAAACAGGGCTTTCCGGTCGATCTTGTGGAAAGGTCCGATGTTTTAGGCGGCAACGCTCTGATGCTGAACAAGACCGTTCAAAATGAAGATGTCCGCGCTTATGTCGCCGAACTCGCAAAGGCGGTCCAATCCGACGACCGCATCACCGTGCACACCGGAACGACCATTACCGGCGTTGACGGTTTTATCGGCAATTTCAAAACCGAGCTGCGTAACGGGTCTTCATCCAAGACCGTCGAGCACGGCGTCGCCGTTCTGGCTACCGGCGCCAAAGAATACAAACCCACCGAATACCTTTACGGCGAACATCCGGCCGTAATGACGCACCTGGAACTGGACGAACTTTTTAAAAATGACGACTCCAGAATCCAGCAGGCCGAAAATGTGGTCTTTATCCAGTGTGTCGGCTCCAGGGATGATCAGCACCCCTACTGTTCCAAGGTTTGCTGCACCCATTCCGTTAAATGTGCTTTGGACTTCAAGAAGAAGAACCCCGAAGTGAATGTGTACGTCCTTTACAGGGATCTGAGGACATACGGAAAAAAGGAGAATCTCTACCGGCAGGCCCGCGACGCCGGGATCCTCTTTTTTACGTATTCCAAGGATGACAAGCCGGTGGTCCGTCCGGAGGGTGATCAAGTAACGGTAGAGTTTACGGATCGGATCATACACCGCAAATTGTCGGTTACGGCCGATATGCTGTGTCTGGCAACGGCCATCGTATCTCACAGGGATCTGACGCTGGCCCAATTCTTTAAAGTTCCGCTGGACACTGACGGCTGGTTTTTGGAAGCCCACCAGAAGTTGCGACCGGTCGATTTTGCCAACGACGGCGTCTTTTTATGCGGCATGGCCCACTACCCCAAGCCCATCGAGGAGAGTGTCGCCCAGGCCCAGGCCGCCGCTGCCAGAGCCGTGACCGTGCTGGCCATGGAAACGATCAAGGTGGGCGGCATTGTTTCTCATATTAATTCCGAACTGTGTTCCGGATGTCTGGGATGCATCAAGGTCTGCCCCTACAATGCCATCGACTTCAACAAACAAAAATATGTAGCCGAAGTCAATCCGGCCCTGTGCAAGGGCTGTGGTGCCTGTGCAGCGGCCTGCCCGTCCGAAGCCCCGCTGCTGATGGGATTTAATAACAACCAAATTTACGCCCAGATTAAAAGCGCCTTGAGCGCATAA
- a CDS encoding hydrogenase iron-sulfur subunit, with the protein MMCNWCAYGAADLAGVSRLNYPPNIRPIRVMCSATVSPHHILRAFQSGADGVLVGG; encoded by the coding sequence ATGATGTGCAACTGGTGTGCCTACGGGGCGGCCGACCTGGCGGGTGTCAGCCGCCTGAACTACCCGCCCAATATTCGGCCCATCCGGGTTATGTGTTCCGCTACGGTATCGCCTCACCACATCTTAAGAGCCTTTCAGAGCGGCGCCGACGGCGTCCTGGTGGGCGGGTGA